The proteins below are encoded in one region of Equus caballus isolate H_3958 breed thoroughbred chromosome 16, TB-T2T, whole genome shotgun sequence:
- the LOC138917963 gene encoding atherin-like — protein MGRYLFCAEFTSNLATRDEQHSGVGRGSGAFPSPNPQSRGFWYPDGATVKAPQSPGTFPEPRAPQTAGSRWGARGTWGRPRLQRPHRKEESPLRIPSPGQLCNPTPRRSTPHPKPAAAEERRIAIGRGAPRLAGRRRPGCRARCVDALRAARTRPPRARCACTRRRTWRRDCAGRIPPRPRRRSPPAETLGRRRGRIARTRASPRGREHRGRRAEGPPPPPPPPPPPPPPRSPLRVSQPAAAAGGRAGGRARSRLVPPAVPASSVRSAAGRGRSVPAQSRLLPPPPRPPRAAPAAAAPAAARRPRCSAEG, from the exons ATGGGTCGCTATTTGTTTTGTGCGGAATTTACAAGCAATTTAGCCACACGTGATGAGCAACACtccggggtggggcgggggagcGGCGCCTTCCCGTCCCCGAACCCACAGAGCCGAGGCTTCTGGTACCCAGATGGAGCAACAGTGAAGGCTCCGCAAAGCCCAGGAACGTTCCCGGAGCCGCGAGCCCCGCAGACTGCAG GGTCCCGCTGGGGCGCCCGAGGAACGTGGGGGCGGCCCCGCCTTCAGCGCCCCCACCGCAAGGAGGAGTCACCGCTGCGCATCCCGTCACCAGGGCAACTCTGCAACCCGACACCGAGGCGCTCGACTCCGCATCCCAAGCCAGCGGCCGCAGAGGAGAGGCGCATCGCCATCGGCCGCGGGGCCCCGAGGCTCGCCGGACGCCGCCGTCCCGGGTGCCGAGCGCGCTGCGTGGACGCCCTCCGCGCGGCCCGGACTCGGCCGCCCCGCGCCCGCTGCGCCTGCACCCGCCGCCGCACGTGGCGCCGTGATTGCGCCGGCCGTATCCctccgcgcccccgccgccgctcCCCGCCCGCCGAGACCCTCGGCCGGCGCCGCGGAAGGATCGCACGCACGCGCGCAAGCCCGCGCGGCCGCGAGCACCGAGGGCGCCGCGCTgaggggccgccgccgccgccgccgccgccgccgccgccgccgccgccccgcagCCCCCTCCGTGTCAGTCAGCCCGCGGCTGCGGCGGGCGGCCGGGCGGGCGGCCGGGCTCGCTCGCGGCTCGTCCCTCCCGCCGTCCCCGCGTCCTCCGTGCGCAGCGCCGCGGGCAGGGGGCGGTCGGTGCCTGCGCAGAGCCGcctcctcccgcccccgccccgccccccgcgcgccGCTCCCGCCGCCGCTGCGCCTGCTGCTGCTCGCCGTCCCCGCTGCAGTGCTGAGGGCTGA